A single region of the Blattabacterium cuenoti genome encodes:
- the fmt gene encoding methionyl-tRNA formyltransferase: MNFFIKLQDKISEFKLQINYMKKFPRIVFIGSTYFSLHSLKELYMKQYNIVGIITSPDNIKKNFFSPIKIYALENNIPFLQPKNLLEDSFLRNLKRWNADIQIVVSFRILPKKVWNLPKMGSFNLHASILPQYRGAAPINWAIINGENKTGLTTFFIEKKIDSGKIILQKEIKIGKEETAGELESKLKNISGFMVIKTLENIINNKIKPINKKNIHSSLLKYAPKIYTKDCRIQWVNTSIESIYNKIRGLSPNPTAWTLLFFNKKKFVRFKIFFVKKIQKIHNFPVGSILTSSHDMKIYVNGGLISIIEGQIEGKKRMNIKNLIHGIQIRKNLFVR; the protein is encoded by the coding sequence ATGAACTTTTTCATAAAATTACAAGATAAAATTAGTGAATTTAAATTACAAATAAATTACATGAAAAAGTTTCCAAGAATTGTATTCATAGGTTCTACTTATTTTTCTCTTCATTCTTTAAAAGAATTATATATGAAACAATATAATATAGTAGGAATCATTACTAGCCCTGATAATATAAAAAAAAATTTTTTTTCTCCTATAAAAATATATGCATTGGAAAATAATATTCCTTTTTTACAACCAAAAAATCTTCTAGAAGATTCTTTTTTGAGAAATCTGAAAAGATGGAATGCCGATATACAAATTGTTGTTTCTTTTAGAATTTTACCTAAAAAAGTATGGAACTTACCAAAAATGGGATCTTTTAATTTACATGCATCGATACTACCACAATATAGAGGGGCTGCCCCTATTAATTGGGCTATTATTAATGGAGAAAATAAAACAGGATTGACTACTTTTTTTATAGAAAAAAAAATAGATTCAGGAAAAATTATTTTGCAAAAAGAAATAAAAATAGGAAAAGAGGAAACTGCTGGGGAACTAGAAAGTAAACTAAAAAATATTAGTGGATTTATGGTCATAAAAACTTTAGAAAATATTATCAATAATAAAATAAAACCTATAAATAAAAAAAATATTCATTCTTCTTTATTAAAATATGCCCCAAAAATATACACTAAAGATTGTAGAATTCAATGGGTAAATACTTCTATAGAATCTATTTATAATAAAATAAGAGGTTTAAGTCCTAATCCGACGGCATGGACATTATTATTTTTTAATAAAAAAAAATTTGTTAGATTCAAAATTTTTTTTGTTAAAAAAATACAAAAAATACATAATTTTCCAGTTGGTTCTATATTGACATCATCACATGATATGAAAATATATGTTAATGGGGGTTTAATATCCATTATAGAAGGACAAATAGAGGGAAAAAAAAGAATGAATATAAAAAATTTAATTCATGGGATTCAAATAAGAAAAAATCTTTTTGTTCGTTAA
- a CDS encoding DUF2795 domain-containing protein, with protein sequence MYWTLELASHLEDAPWPATKEELIDFAIRTGAPLEVVENLQQLENGEGEIFESIEDIWADYPRDDEDFYWNRDEYEL encoded by the coding sequence ATGTATTGGACTTTAGAATTAGCTTCTCATTTAGAAGATGCGCCTTGGCCTGCAACAAAAGAAGAATTGATCGATTTTGCTATTCGTACTGGAGCCCCTCTAGAAGTAGTTGAAAATCTTCAACAATTAGAAAATGGAGAAGGAGAGATTTTTGAATCTATAGAAGATATATGGGCAGATTATCCACGTGATGACGAAGATTTTTATTGGAATAGAGATGAATATGAACTTTAA
- a CDS encoding glycine--tRNA ligase translates to MKKTGLFFDFLVSHAKIYGFIFPSSEIYGGLNAVYDYGPYGVELKNNIKEFWWKSMTQLHENIVGIDSSILMHSDVWKASGHVDEFNELLIDNKDSKKRYRPDVLIKEHIEKNFFKNPKKKEEILSRLYQSLKKKDLFDIKILIDELEICDPIYKTKNWTEIRHFNMMFQIKNKRNLYLRPETAQGIFSNFQNVKQSNRMKIPFGIAQIGKSFRNEIIARKFIFRMREFEQMEMQFFILPKEEIKWYEYWKNIRFKWHLIFNLEDKKNYKLCEHDHDHLAHYASAGSDIEYHFPFGFQEIEGIHSRRDFDLKNHEFFSKKKLRIFDFKKNYIPYVIETSLGLDRLFLAIFYSSLKKEKLKNGNIRIVLKLPYYLSPIKGAIFPLVKKDGLPEIAKKIFNNVKINHKLFYDQKESIGRLYRRQDAIGTPLCFTVDYKTIDTDTVTIRDRDSMLQKRIHIKEISKIIEKETGLEKILKKLSYLI, encoded by the coding sequence ATGAAAAAAACTGGTTTATTTTTTGATTTTTTAGTTTCTCATGCTAAAATTTATGGTTTTATTTTTCCTTCTAGTGAAATTTATGGAGGATTAAATGCGGTTTATGACTATGGCCCATATGGAGTAGAATTAAAAAATAATATTAAAGAATTTTGGTGGAAATCAATGACTCAACTACATGAAAATATAGTAGGGATAGACTCATCTATACTTATGCATTCTGATGTTTGGAAAGCATCTGGACATGTTGATGAATTTAACGAATTATTAATTGATAATAAAGACTCTAAAAAAAGATATCGTCCTGATGTTTTAATTAAAGAACATATAGAAAAAAATTTTTTTAAAAATCCTAAAAAAAAAGAAGAGATATTATCTCGTTTATATCAATCTTTAAAAAAAAAGGATCTATTTGATATTAAAATTTTAATTGATGAATTAGAGATTTGTGATCCTATTTACAAAACAAAAAATTGGACAGAAATACGTCATTTTAATATGATGTTTCAAATTAAAAATAAAAGAAATTTATATCTTCGTCCTGAAACAGCACAAGGTATATTTTCTAATTTTCAAAATGTTAAACAATCTAATAGGATGAAAATTCCATTTGGAATAGCTCAAATAGGAAAATCTTTTAGAAATGAAATTATTGCAAGAAAATTTATATTTAGAATGCGAGAATTTGAGCAAATGGAAATGCAATTTTTCATTTTACCTAAAGAAGAGATAAAATGGTATGAATATTGGAAAAATATACGATTCAAATGGCATTTAATATTTAATTTAGAAGATAAAAAAAATTATAAATTATGTGAACATGACCATGATCATCTAGCGCATTATGCTAGTGCAGGTTCAGATATAGAATACCATTTTCCTTTTGGATTTCAAGAAATAGAAGGGATACATTCTCGTAGAGATTTTGATTTGAAAAATCATGAGTTTTTTTCAAAAAAAAAATTAAGAATTTTTGATTTTAAAAAAAACTATATTCCTTATGTAATAGAAACATCTTTAGGTTTAGATCGTCTTTTTTTAGCTATATTTTATTCTTCTCTTAAAAAGGAAAAATTAAAAAATGGAAATATTCGTATAGTCCTAAAACTTCCTTATTATTTATCCCCTATCAAAGGGGCTATATTTCCATTAGTTAAGAAAGACGGATTGCCAGAAATTGCAAAAAAAATATTCAATAATGTGAAAATTAATCATAAATTATTTTACGATCAAAAAGAATCTATTGGTAGATTATATCGAAGACAAGATGCTATAGGAACCCCATTATGTTTTACTGTAGATTATAAAACTATAGATACAGATACAGTAACAATTAGAGACAGAGATAGCATGCTACAAAAAAGAATTCATATCAAAGAAATATCCAAAATAATAGAAAAAGAAACCGGATTGGAAAAAATTTTAAAAAAATTATCTTATTTAATATAA
- the secA gene encoding preprotein translocase subunit SecA, with translation MNFIRKILNKLFINKNDRDLKEVRKFLIQIKKEEKKISLLSDDELRNQTKIFKKIIQKSTKKFNEEEKKLLEEIQNKFCSVSVLEKIYSSIENLQEECYKIEQKVLINLLPKAFSLIKETAKRFKEKKELVVKSTFFDQELSKTKSYIILYKDKAIWKNKWDAYGKFIIWDMVHYDVQLMGGIVLHQGKIAEMATGEGKTFVATLSAYLNALSGRGVHIVTVNNYLSRRDMNWMAPLMEFHGLEVDCIDNYSSTDVKMRKKAYQADVTYGTNNEFGFDYLRDNMACSKEELVQRELNYAIIDEIDSVLIDEARTPLVISGTVDSKKDNKEEFKLFKEKVEFIVNEQNIEVNSFLQEAKKLIKNGEKKLGGFKLFQAHRGLPKKKSLIKFLSEDNIRLILQKTEGQYLQDYGREMYKVDKDLYFVIDEKNNTVELTDKGIEFLSKNVEDVGFFVLPDVNMELFELEKKNFSKEKEIKEKEKLLKNYSIKSQRIHTINQLLKAFTLFERDVDYVILGGKVKIVDEQTGRLMEGRRYSDGLHQAIEAKEHVEIESSSQTFATITLQNYFRMYKKISGMTGTAETESGEFWHIYKLDVVVIPTDKTIQRKDLQDLVFKTKREKYNAIIEKIIHLSIHEKRPILVGTTSVEISEFLSRALKFRKIPHNVLNAKLHEKEAEIIAKAGFPGSVTIATNMAGRGTDIKLSKEVIKNGGLSVLGTERHDSRRVDNQLRGRSGRQGDPGSSQFYVSLEDNLIRLFIDSERLSKLMDRFGHKEGDIIQHPLLTKSIEKAQKKIEENNFSMRKRLLDYDDVINKQREFIYKKRKNALCGRELSLDISNMVYLLLDTMISVNKYLNDFKNLEYEFIQIFDIKIPFLEREFLSYKERIFINKLHDFVIIFYEKKKEKMIDQDIVPILSKIFVKNKEFYNIQVILTDGNQNIVSISDLKEFYNTKGKSLLSMFEKKTILYFMDKKWKEHLREMDSLRFSVQNAVFEQKDPLIVYKQNAFHLFQEKVYDINKKIVSFLFKSTINRGDILCIPKNNVKMDFFMKGKDGKKLGRNNKINIRHLITGETKNIKLKQAEFFLEQGEWVIEIEDDFF, from the coding sequence ATGAATTTTATTAGAAAGATATTAAATAAATTATTTATCAATAAAAATGATAGAGATCTTAAAGAGGTTAGAAAATTTTTAATTCAAATCAAAAAAGAAGAAAAAAAAATATCTTTATTATCCGATGATGAATTAAGAAATCAAACTAAAATTTTCAAAAAAATTATACAAAAATCAACGAAAAAATTTAACGAGGAAGAAAAAAAATTATTGGAAGAAATACAAAATAAATTTTGTTCTGTTAGTGTATTGGAAAAAATATACTCAAGTATAGAAAATCTTCAAGAAGAATGTTATAAAATAGAACAAAAAGTATTAATTAATCTTTTGCCTAAAGCTTTTTCTTTAATTAAAGAAACGGCAAAGCGTTTCAAAGAAAAAAAAGAACTTGTAGTAAAATCTACTTTTTTTGATCAAGAATTATCAAAAACAAAATCTTATATTATTTTATATAAAGATAAAGCTATTTGGAAAAATAAATGGGATGCATATGGAAAATTTATAATTTGGGATATGGTACATTATGATGTTCAGCTCATGGGAGGAATTGTTTTACATCAGGGTAAGATAGCTGAAATGGCTACAGGAGAAGGAAAAACTTTTGTAGCAACTTTATCTGCTTATTTGAATGCTTTATCTGGTAGAGGAGTACATATTGTTACAGTAAACAATTATTTATCTAGAAGAGATATGAATTGGATGGCTCCTTTAATGGAATTTCATGGATTAGAAGTTGATTGCATTGACAATTATTCATCTACTGATGTAAAAATGCGTAAAAAAGCTTATCAAGCAGATGTAACTTATGGAACCAATAATGAATTTGGTTTTGATTATTTACGAGATAATATGGCCTGTTCTAAAGAAGAATTAGTTCAAAGAGAATTGAATTATGCTATTATAGATGAAATAGATTCTGTTTTGATAGATGAAGCGCGTACTCCTTTAGTAATATCTGGGACTGTGGATTCTAAAAAAGATAACAAAGAGGAGTTCAAATTATTTAAAGAAAAAGTAGAATTTATTGTAAATGAACAAAATATAGAAGTTAATAGCTTTTTACAAGAAGCAAAAAAGTTAATAAAAAATGGAGAAAAAAAATTAGGGGGATTCAAATTATTTCAAGCACATCGTGGCTTACCAAAGAAAAAATCCTTAATTAAATTTTTGAGTGAAGATAATATTCGTTTAATTTTACAAAAAACTGAAGGTCAATATTTACAAGATTATGGAAGGGAAATGTATAAAGTAGATAAAGATCTTTATTTTGTTATTGATGAAAAAAATAATACTGTTGAACTAACAGATAAAGGAATTGAATTTTTGTCTAAAAATGTAGAAGATGTAGGCTTTTTTGTTTTGCCAGATGTAAATATGGAACTTTTTGAGTTAGAGAAAAAAAATTTTTCTAAAGAAAAAGAAATCAAAGAAAAAGAAAAACTTTTGAAAAATTATTCTATTAAATCACAACGAATTCATACTATTAATCAGCTTCTTAAAGCTTTCACTTTGTTTGAAAGAGATGTAGATTATGTTATTTTAGGAGGTAAAGTTAAAATAGTAGATGAACAAACTGGTCGTCTTATGGAAGGAAGACGTTATTCTGATGGATTGCATCAAGCTATAGAAGCAAAAGAACATGTAGAAATAGAATCTTCTAGTCAAACCTTTGCTACAATCACTTTACAAAATTATTTTAGAATGTATAAAAAAATATCTGGGATGACGGGAACAGCCGAAACAGAATCTGGAGAATTTTGGCACATTTATAAATTAGATGTAGTAGTTATCCCTACAGATAAAACTATACAAAGAAAGGATTTACAAGATCTTGTTTTTAAAACAAAAAGAGAAAAATATAATGCAATCATAGAAAAAATTATTCATTTATCTATACATGAAAAACGTCCTATTCTTGTTGGCACTACTTCTGTTGAAATTTCAGAATTTTTAAGTAGGGCTTTAAAATTTAGAAAAATACCACATAATGTTTTGAATGCTAAATTGCATGAAAAAGAGGCTGAAATAATAGCGAAAGCAGGGTTTCCTGGATCTGTAACAATTGCAACTAATATGGCAGGTCGTGGAACAGATATTAAACTTTCTAAGGAAGTTATAAAAAATGGAGGGTTATCCGTTTTAGGAACAGAAAGACATGATTCTAGAAGAGTAGATAACCAACTAAGAGGTAGATCTGGACGTCAAGGAGATCCAGGTAGTTCTCAATTTTATGTATCCTTAGAAGATAATTTAATTCGTTTATTTATAGACTCAGAAAGACTTTCTAAATTAATGGATAGATTTGGACATAAAGAAGGAGATATTATACAACATCCTTTATTAACAAAATCTATTGAAAAAGCACAAAAAAAAATAGAAGAGAATAATTTTAGTATGCGAAAACGTCTTTTGGACTATGATGATGTTATTAATAAACAAAGAGAATTTATTTATAAAAAACGTAAAAATGCATTATGCGGTAGAGAATTAAGTTTAGATATTTCTAATATGGTGTATTTATTATTAGATACTATGATTAGTGTCAATAAATATCTAAACGATTTTAAAAATTTGGAATATGAATTTATTCAAATTTTTGATATAAAAATTCCCTTTTTAGAAAGGGAATTTTTATCTTATAAAGAACGTATTTTTATCAACAAACTTCATGATTTTGTTATAATTTTTTATGAAAAAAAGAAGGAAAAAATGATTGATCAAGATATCGTTCCTATTCTATCTAAAATTTTTGTAAAAAATAAGGAATTTTATAATATACAAGTTATTTTAACAGATGGAAATCAAAATATAGTTTCTATATCTGATTTGAAAGAATTTTATAATACTAAAGGAAAGTCTTTATTATCAATGTTTGAAAAAAAGACTATATTATATTTTATGGATAAAAAATGGAAAGAACATTTACGTGAAATGGATAGTTTGAGATTTTCTGTGCAAAATGCTGTTTTTGAACAAAAAGATCCTCTAATCGTTTATAAACAAAATGCTTTTCATTTATTTCAAGAAAAAGTTTATGATATTAACAAAAAAATTGTTTCTTTTTTATTTAAATCTACTATTAATAGAGGTGATATTTTATGCATTCCAAAAAATAATGTAAAAATGGATTTTTTTATGAAAGGAAAAGATGGAAAAAAATTAGGAAGAAATAATAAAATTAATATTCGACATTTAATTACAGGAGAAACTAAAAATATTAAATTGAAACAAGCAGAGTTTTTTTTGGAACAAGGAGAATGGGTGATAGAGATAGAGGATGATTTTTTTTAG
- the dnaN gene encoding DNA polymerase III subunit beta, with the protein MYFFVSSYPLLQKLDALYKIMNSSNSYFTFFIIEDQLKIMVAYDSENIINTYIKIYVKKYTKEKVTISTKFMIDILTTFQNETLFIKKKNNVLNIYSKQGTYEVPILFHKNLINIFSKHISIWNSYSIKFTLFSNILLKILNRTLFAVGDKQFKPILNGVFFKFSPYEANFVATDSFRLVKYTIKSLKLTQYIEFTISKKSLNIIKRILKNEKKSNIIIEYKKINIIFHFKNHIFSCPLINGKYPDYNSMIPNNNNLDFSFIINRLLLLNYIRRISLFSKKKRNFIHFHYYKNKLKIYEQNPIHHNHNYNLKIKYKPIYDDKKKIENIKMGFNSQFLIEILSSINDNLIYFELYHSNKIGILRPFYKGNNKKKESILILIMSTITI; encoded by the coding sequence ATGTATTTTTTTGTTTCTAGCTATCCACTATTACAAAAATTAGATGCACTATATAAAATAATGAATAGCTCAAATTCTTATTTTACTTTTTTCATTATAGAAGATCAATTAAAAATAATGGTAGCATATGATTCAGAAAATATAATCAATACATATATAAAAATATATGTTAAAAAATACACAAAAGAAAAAGTAACTATATCTACTAAATTTATGATAGATATTTTGACTACATTTCAAAATGAAACACTTTTTATAAAAAAAAAAAATAATGTACTTAATATTTATTCTAAACAAGGAACTTATGAAGTTCCAATTTTATTTCATAAAAATTTAATAAATATTTTTTCTAAACATATTTCCATATGGAATTCATACTCTATAAAATTTACTTTATTTTCAAATATCCTTTTAAAAATACTGAATAGAACTTTATTTGCTGTTGGAGATAAACAATTTAAACCAATATTAAATGGAGTTTTTTTTAAATTTTCTCCTTATGAAGCAAATTTTGTAGCTACAGATAGTTTTCGTCTTGTAAAATATACTATAAAGTCCCTTAAATTAACCCAATATATCGAATTTACCATTTCAAAAAAATCTCTTAATATAATTAAGAGAATTTTAAAAAATGAAAAAAAAAGTAATATTATTATTGAATATAAAAAAATAAATATAATTTTTCATTTTAAAAATCATATTTTTTCATGTCCATTAATTAATGGAAAATATCCTGATTATAATTCTATGATCCCAAATAATAATAATTTGGATTTTTCTTTTATAATTAATAGACTTTTATTATTAAATTATATTAGAAGAATATCTCTTTTTTCAAAGAAAAAAAGAAATTTTATTCATTTTCATTATTATAAAAATAAATTAAAAATTTATGAACAAAATCCTATTCATCATAATCACAATTATAATTTGAAAATTAAGTATAAACCTATTTATGATGATAAAAAAAAAATAGAAAATATTAAAATGGGATTTAATTCTCAATTTTTAATTGAAATTTTATCATCTATAAATGATAATTTAATTTATTTTGAACTATATCATTCAAATAAAATAGGGATTTTAAGACCTTTTTATAAAGGAAATAATAAAAAAAAAGAATCAATTTTGATATTGATTATGTCTACAATAACAATATGA
- the pheT gene encoding phenylalanine--tRNA ligase subunit beta — translation MKVSYNWIKKYISIEINVEKLSNILTDIGLPVKNIKKIFTDIEEDYVLDVEITPNRTDAMSHYGIARDLYVFLKFRGYKVDLHKPIIINTKKHHHKEYDVQICIKENKKCIRYSGISISKIKIEPSPYWLISILKSIGIKTINNVIDIIHFVMHELGQPIHVFDMDQIEEHKIIIKNAEKNTKLKYADNRIIKLDKEDLIIYDTIKPLSIAGIINSIKSNIHVNTKNIFLGSACLNPVIIRLIGKKHFIKTEEQCLLERGIDPNLTIFALQRTVFLIKSIMKKKIYSNIIDVYPNPISPSIIKLRYSKIINVLGKKISKIKIKKILSLLEIVIHSENEKYLFVVVPLYRIDVKREIDLIEEILRIYGINKIKISDQLKISPFPNFFYKTEYEIQKKLFEQLVSYGFQEIISYTMRNEDKNSSLLNSFFKRKVIRIFNPVNNNYKFMRSSLLFGILDCIEYNHNRMNYNIKFFEKGKIYYKENNKFLEKTFIGIALLSEIDKKCISPIDSPFFYLKGIVEQIFQKSGILDYTQIFYKHPLLENSISILYNNKNLVYLGKFQNNIFKKKEIFYAEIDWEYLISIIQEKKIIYVPFSKYPTSRRDLSLLVDKTISFEKINQFIKKKENNIIKKIKVYDYYESKNFPKSKKSYTISFFFESKEGTLTDKIINNSMKKIEFFLKKKLKAEIRNYIK, via the coding sequence ATGAAAGTATCATACAATTGGATAAAAAAATATATTTCTATTGAAATAAATGTGGAGAAACTATCCAATATATTAACGGATATAGGATTACCAGTAAAAAACATAAAAAAGATATTCACTGATATAGAAGAAGATTATGTTCTAGATGTAGAAATAACACCTAATCGGACAGATGCTATGAGTCATTATGGAATTGCACGTGATTTGTACGTTTTTTTAAAATTTAGAGGATATAAAGTAGATTTACACAAACCAATAATAATTAATACTAAAAAACATCATCATAAAGAATATGATGTTCAAATTTGTATAAAGGAAAATAAAAAGTGTATAAGATATTCTGGAATATCCATTTCTAAAATAAAAATTGAGCCTTCTCCATATTGGTTAATTTCTATATTGAAATCTATAGGAATAAAAACAATAAATAATGTTATAGATATCATTCATTTTGTGATGCATGAATTAGGTCAACCTATCCATGTTTTTGATATGGATCAAATAGAAGAACATAAAATTATAATAAAAAATGCGGAAAAAAATACAAAATTAAAATATGCAGATAACAGAATAATAAAACTGGATAAAGAAGATTTAATAATTTATGATACAATAAAACCATTATCTATAGCTGGAATTATAAATAGTATTAAATCCAATATTCATGTAAATACTAAAAATATTTTTTTAGGAAGTGCTTGTTTAAATCCTGTTATTATACGATTAATTGGAAAAAAACATTTCATAAAAACAGAAGAACAATGTCTTTTGGAAAGAGGAATAGACCCTAACCTAACTATATTCGCTTTGCAAAGAACAGTTTTTCTTATAAAAAGTATAATGAAAAAAAAAATATATTCCAATATTATTGATGTTTATCCTAATCCTATATCTCCTTCCATAATTAAGCTTCGTTATAGTAAAATTATAAATGTTCTAGGAAAAAAAATTTCTAAAATAAAAATTAAAAAAATTTTATCATTACTAGAAATTGTGATCCATTCAGAAAACGAAAAATATTTATTTGTTGTTGTTCCTCTTTATAGAATAGATGTTAAAAGAGAAATAGATCTTATAGAAGAAATATTGCGTATTTATGGGATTAATAAAATTAAAATATCTGATCAATTAAAAATATCTCCATTCCCTAATTTTTTTTATAAAACAGAATATGAAATACAAAAAAAACTTTTCGAGCAATTAGTTTCTTATGGATTTCAAGAAATTATTTCTTATACAATGAGAAATGAAGATAAAAATTCATCTTTACTAAATTCTTTTTTTAAAAGAAAAGTAATTAGGATTTTTAATCCTGTTAACAACAATTATAAATTTATGCGTTCTAGCTTATTATTTGGTATTTTAGATTGTATAGAATATAATCACAATAGAATGAACTATAATATAAAATTTTTTGAAAAAGGAAAAATATATTATAAAGAAAATAATAAATTTTTAGAAAAAACATTTATTGGAATTGCCTTATTATCAGAAATAGATAAAAAATGTATTTCCCCTATAGATTCTCCTTTTTTTTATTTAAAAGGAATTGTAGAACAAATTTTTCAAAAAAGCGGAATTTTAGATTATACTCAAATATTTTATAAACATCCTTTATTGGAAAATAGTATTTCTATATTATATAACAATAAAAATCTAGTTTATTTAGGAAAATTTCAAAATAATATTTTTAAAAAAAAGGAAATATTTTATGCGGAAATAGATTGGGAATATTTAATTTCTATTATTCAAGAAAAAAAAATAATTTATGTTCCATTTTCTAAATATCCTACTTCAAGAAGAGATTTATCTTTATTAGTTGATAAAACTATTTCTTTTGAAAAAATAAATCAATTTATAAAAAAAAAAGAAAATAATATAATAAAAAAAATTAAAGTATATGATTACTATGAAAGTAAAAATTTTCCAAAATCAAAAAAATCTTATACTATTAGTTTCTTTTTTGAAAGTAAAGAAGGAACATTGACTGATAAAATTATTAACAATTCAATGAAAAAAATAGAATTTTTTTTAAAAAAAAAATTAAAAGCTGAAATAAGAAATTATATTAAATAA
- the pdxH gene encoding pyridoxamine 5'-phosphate oxidase, which produces MTFDLSDYRKNYSNKELLESEVPKEPFQLFHDWFEQEKFLNEKNKNNEEINAMSISTIGKDGGPEIRVVLLKEYSKKGFIFYTNYYSLKAKAIQNIPNVCISFFWKKTERQIIIKGITSKIKRKKSDEYFHNRPKEHQIGCWASKQSCTILSKKYLLEQYKKWNNFFDKKTTIKRPFYWGGYIIKPYKMEFWQGQPHRLHDRLVYSLNKEKKWILYRLSP; this is translated from the coding sequence ATTACTTTTGATTTAAGTGATTATAGAAAAAATTATTCTAATAAAGAATTATTAGAATCTGAAGTTCCAAAAGAACCTTTTCAATTATTTCATGATTGGTTTGAACAAGAAAAATTTCTTAATGAAAAAAACAAAAATAATGAAGAAATTAACGCAATGTCTATTTCCACTATAGGTAAAGATGGAGGTCCAGAAATTAGAGTAGTTTTGTTAAAAGAATATTCCAAAAAAGGATTTATTTTTTACACAAACTATTATAGTTTGAAAGCTAAAGCTATTCAAAACATTCCAAATGTGTGTATTTCTTTTTTTTGGAAAAAAACAGAAAGACAAATTATTATTAAAGGAATAACATCGAAAATAAAAAGAAAAAAATCAGATGAATATTTCCATAATAGACCTAAAGAACATCAGATTGGATGTTGGGCTTCTAAACAAAGCTGTACTATTTTATCTAAAAAATATTTACTAGAACAATACAAAAAATGGAATAATTTTTTTGATAAAAAAACTACGATAAAACGTCCTTTTTATTGGGGAGGATATATTATTAAACCTTATAAAATGGAATTTTGGCAAGGACAACCCCATAGACTTCATGATCGACTAGTTTATAGTTTGAATAAAGAAAAAAAGTGGATTTTATATAGATTATCTCCATAA
- a CDS encoding HU family DNA-binding protein → MNKTELVNSIAEKTGITKIKAKNVTDAFIETVIESLKKGDKVTLVGFGTFSVVERHPRNGVNPRTGKKIYIPGKKVAKFKIGAELTKL, encoded by the coding sequence ATGAACAAAACAGAATTGGTTAATTCAATAGCTGAAAAAACTGGAATAACAAAAATAAAAGCTAAAAATGTTACAGATGCATTTATTGAAACAGTAATTGAATCTTTAAAAAAAGGAGATAAGGTTACCCTAGTAGGATTCGGAACCTTTTCTGTTGTAGAAAGACATCCTAGAAACGGAGTAAATCCTAGAACAGGAAAAAAAATATATATTCCAGGAAAAAAAGTTGCTAAATTTAAAATAGGAGCGGAATTAACAAAATTGTAA